Part of the Hevea brasiliensis isolate MT/VB/25A 57/8 chromosome 16, ASM3005281v1, whole genome shotgun sequence genome is shown below.
TTTAACTCACACTAAATTTGAAATTATTCAAAAAATTAAGGGTTCAATTAAGAGTCAACCTCCATGAAAACCATTCATTTAGCTATGAATTGCTTGTAACGAGTGAAAGATGAAGAGTATGACTTGAGTAGAATCTAGTGGAGATGCTTGAGTTGGTTGACCGTAATAGAGGTAAGAGTAATGAAGATGAAGGAGATAAAGCTACACTGAATGAATTATAAATTCTCCCCCATGAGCATCAGTGGCAACATCCCAAGCCAGAACATTCAAAATTTCGCAGTTTTTATAtgatttctaaatttttattataagtaTTTTGTTAAGTATCTTCTTGTAAAGACAAAATTCTCTATCCCCCAGAAGAGAAAATAACTAGAgacaaaagaaaaaacaaaacaaaCCCAGTTTCAACTCAATCAAACAGTCCTATCAATATTTGGAGCAGTGAAGCATCAATGCTTTTCTCCAAATccttttacagtgtttcatatgTCCCATTTAGACACATTTAATTTAAAGTCCTCATTTTCGTTCAGAGTTCTGCAGCAGTCAGTCACATTTCGTTTTCACAAGAATTCAGTATTTTTCTTTCCAAGTTACAAGCTACCTTCTGAAATCTGCAGCTGATGGATGGTGGTCCTTAATTTCTATTCATGCATTTAATTCTACCTAATCATGGAGAAAttcacatgaaaattaaatatctaggtgtgttttttttttttttttttttcatatattggTGGAACTTTATTTCTAGAAAAAAAACCTGGAAATTTTAGATAATATGTCCTTGTAGCAGAAGTTATGATACCAATTTGCAGGTCCCTCTTCAAACTTCAATGGCTTTTTCCATCTAGCTAGCTAGGCATGTACCATTACAATTTGAGTCTGTCAAACAGGTTAAGAGCACATAAATTTTCAATGTGAAAGTTCTGTGATGATAGAAAAGCAAAAGTTATTTTATCAAATTCAAAAACCTCAAGGATTAGTTTTATCAGCAAAGAAAAGATTTGTTGATGAAAACATTAATTTAGTTTCAACTCACAAGATGTATTTTGAAGCATATATACCTCAAGGTTAcacaaaaaaaaaaggttaatataattatataaaaaaaatcatgCATTTTCTTAAATCTATAATTATGTTcattcctttatatatatatatatatatatatatatatatatatatataatggcaaCATTATTGAGCTAGTAATTTAATGATCTCCCCCACACCACCCCCCCCTccctctcctcccctctcttctctctctcatgGCTTCTCTCTTCTTTGATTTGGATGAATCTCCGTTTGAAGATGGGTAGATTTTAGCAGAAGTATTTGTGAGAGAAGAATTGATGCTACAGACAGATAATGAATGATATTGATACTGTATTTATGAACGTGCAAGCTTTAACTTATATGAGAATAAGTTGAACaatcatttaattaaatatttatatttaaatttatatattttttatatattttaattaattttacacatatcttaatacaaatatttaatttaaacttattaaatttattcTCGTATGAGTTTGGATTTTCAACAGCCACACCTTGAATGAAATTAGCTCTTATTTAATATGATTAAGTATAAATTCAGGAATGAAATGATGTATTCGGCcacaattttttttcatttaagaaAAGACAAGCCTTAAGCCATTGTTAATTGGTAGGGCTTTGTCATATGCGGTCATTCATCATCATCTCCTCTTATTATGTTAGCCTTCAGCTGCAATGCAAATCTATAGCATTGATCGTGGTTGCAGAATGCAGATTTCTTTGTCATCTTTTGAGTGGATGACTTGTTCTTCTCGATTCCTTTCATGCTTATTGTCATATTGAATGCTCATGTTCCTGTAATTTACTCCTCTGCTTCATGAAAACCACCGAGATTATATATTTCTTCCCCCCCTCTTTTATTCAGAAAATGCTCAACAGTCTTAATATATTGTTGATTATTTCCTAATACTCAATTTAAATAtatgaatattaattttaagcaCTTGAcactataaaataattaaataaaaaatataaagtatTGAATACATTAGCAAAACTCATATTGCTGCTcacaaaagaaaatttttattcaaTCATTGAAAAAAGATTATTTCAATAACTAGCCACGACTTTAACCCTTCATTTGGATTGAGGGAAATtgagagaagagaagagaaaagaaaagaaatgtaaTTTATCACATTTCCTTTGTTTGGATagcaaaagagaaaagaaatgagAAGAAATGAAggaaaattatatttttcaatttttcttcatGAATCCAAACTATTTCTCTCTAATTTAGAGTGAAAtaaagagaaatgaaaaaaattaaatactatttatattaaaattacatatacacgtttaatattatataataacaaaatcataaattcataataattAACTAATTTTATTAGGAGGAAAATTTTATTTCTCCTCTATTTTAACAAAGTATCCAAACAATAaaatagaaatttaattttttttcttttctcttcatttctcctTAATTCCCTTGCTGAATTAAGGATCCAAACAAAGGGTAAAGGAATTAGAATTTTCTATGAATTGTAAAATATCCATAGAGAAATCGAGTCTAATTTGGCCCCAAAATTCATCTCTTGTATAAATTTGACTTTTTGTTATGGACTAAGTCAGCTGAATCTCAAGCCATACACATGTAAAAtgacataatttaaataaaactaTGTGGTAGGTGCATATTTTACCAACTGTGGATTTATATTTTGAAAAGTACATATATATAGTGATTTGGGTCATTGTCAAATGAGGtcctgtaatttaatttttttaatataattacttTTAATTAGAGTTTAACTCAAAATTTTACGACTTTAAAATTAGCTCTAATATTACTGGTTTTGAGCTAAAacttattaataaatattaaggttgtttataaaattattttgaatcGTGTAAGGCcatttaacttttatttattaaattaaaattaaaattttaattaactatTAATGAAATGGATGATATTAGATGAATcgaataagtaatcataaaatattttattcgATAATAgttgttaattatttaataacTGTTAGTTATTTTATTagcaattaattattaattattaatcattagtgattaagtgtttatataataatttaaaagtagAAATTTTCAAGTAActgtaaaatataaaaataatagtatCATCATTTTATTAtagtaaaaatattttcttaatatctaaaaattagagaaataatattctttaacttttaaatattaatataaatattatattattaaataatataaataaaaaaataatattttaattaaaattaaaatactaaatacTATTTTAATAACTGTTACCGAATAATATCTATGTTCATAATTTTACAAAATTACCTTGACAATAAATAAATTTCAGGATTAAATTTTttcaattataaataaataaaaaaaaagttgatataacattttatttacaatttaaccaccaaattaattaaagaaaaacatgattaaAATAGGAAATTATTTAGGAAATACATTTTAACAAAGCACTCCTAAAAAGATTAAAAAGAAGAAGATTTAtaacaatattaaattaattaattagttaaaagaGTGGACTTAAAAAAGCAGCCATATGATAGGCAAGCAAACAAAAGCTAACTTTATCTTTTATAATTACTTTCCCAAAAAGTGATTAGGGACTGAGAagcaaaaattaattttaaaaattaaaaacataataatataaaaagGGCCCCATCACTATCATGCGCCGTGGAGTTACTATCCCCATCGTTCTTTAAATAATTCGTAACAGAAGTAATCCCAATCCTTTTTAATTTTTCCCACTgtattctttttttccttttattattTATTCTCCTTAATTTTTTCCCTCTCTCCAATTCATCGCCGATTTATTCGAGCTGATATGCCGGCGCCGCCGATTTAGACTCCGAGAATCTCTCTCTCAGATCTGTGCTGTCCTTTTCAGGTATCCTATTTTCTCTTAGTTTCACGAGAAAATCTTATGTTATGAGTTGGTTTCAATGGCACTGTGAAAAAAAGTAGTTTAATGAAAATTTTGcttttttgtgtgtgtgtgtgttttctcTGTAACAAAACAGAGGTGTGAGGAATAGCTGAAGTGAGCGATGCATGTTagctaattataataattattattattactacttGGAATAAACAGATCTTTACTGTCCTTTTTGGCTTGCGAAATGAGGATTTTGTACTTGAATTATTGATGATTTGCAGGAATTTTGTGTTTTTTtgggaaaaattaaagaaattttgtttgtttcaatctttgtttATTATTGCATTTAGATCAGCTGGTGAAAGTATCTGGTTCTGCCATTGTTGTGAAGTTTCTTCAGGTATATTTGAAGGCAATTAATGGTAAAAGGTGCTGTTTAGTACTTTCACAGCTTGTGATTCTTCCGATTTTGTGTTTCTTTATCATGTTTTGATAAGCTAATTCCGATTTTGCATGTTTGTTAGATTTGGGTTGCATTTATTTAATGGTTTGACGCTTTCCATGATCAGTTATCATTTGTCAATTCCCTGCCATTTTTCCTGGTCAAAACTTTTGTTGACCGTTTGTGATATGACTTAATGTGGAGTAGATTTTAAGTattctttttacctgcgacagatTGGTTCTCTCATCTCTGACTGATTATTGAATTTAGTGCAATTTTCTTTGCCACTTTTTTTTCCCCTTGTTCTGGTTGTTTCATTCTTTTATGGCTGGGGATTTACTGTTTCTGCTAGTGAGATGGTTTGGGGGTGTACATTTATAATTATTAGTGGTACATCAGCTGCTATCGCAAGTTCAATACCATATATTGGTTCATAGCAACCCTTGCGAACTTCATCATTCGGATTTTCATTGTCATTATCATTTTTAATCTCTTTCTATCTcttctatttttttatattatacatatatattttttttatggctTTTTGCAGCCTCACAACCTGTCTGACACTGAGATATGGGTGTCTGAAGGGCTGGTGTCTTTGTTAATGCAAAAGGACTGGGAGCTACACCAACACTATATTTTTTGGTGCCCAGATGATTAGAACTGATGTTATTGGCCGTGGAAGGAGGAGGGTTCTTCTCTTCTTCAGCTTCTGGGTATAGCAAGGGCCTGACCCTTCTTCTCTTGGGTCAGAAGCACGAAGATAAACCCATGAGAGTTTCTCCGTGGAATCAGTACCAGTTGGTGGATAACGAACCAGACCCTAACCTCCAGCTGGCTTCCTTGAAGAACCGGCTTTCCCGCGGGTGCGCTTCCTTTGTTTGCTTTGGTCGCGCTTCCACAGGGCTTGATTCTCCATCGCCTCTCAAAGTAGGTCCTGCCCAACAGCAGGATGTCTTGCCGGATCCTCCTGTCACTGACAAGGGCAAAGACCATACAACTGAAGTTCAAGGTGATAATTATGCAAGAAGAGTTGCTCTTAAGAGTAGCTTGAAGAAGCCATCAAGTAGCATTCCAGTTCCCGTTGAGGATTCTAATCAACACAATGCATTGGGTGAAAAAGGCAGTGATGTACCTGGTCTTACAGAAAGGAGAAAAGTGCAGTGGACGGATGTTTGTGGGAGTGAGCTTGTTGAAATCAGGGAATTTGAGCCAAGGTATGGAAACCCATTGTTCCAAATTAAATTGTTATGAGCAGTGCATCTACATGTAATTCATATTTCTAGTGTAAGAGTATTGTTTTGGTGTCTCTGTTATTTGTGCATTATTGTGCATGTGTCATTAGCACAAGATCTATATGCAGACATAGCAATACAACTATGCTTTTCAAATTTCTTGGTTTACATCTGCATAAGAATTCTCATACTGCTATTGGTTTCCCCTGACTTGTTTCTCAGAAGTCTTAGTGAGTTCATCCTTATTCAACTAGGAAGTAGGAACTAgaaattgttttctttttttttttaggttagAAATTGGTATTCTTAAAATGCTATTTATGAGGACTTAGACATTTCTAATGGTGTTAATACAATCTTAAGAGGATCAGGTCATCCATATTATTGGAAAATGCAGCTAATTAGTTTTCCATTATCTGAGAAGGAAGTAAATAAAATGTGCCAGTAAGTTTTGGCAATCTTATTGCAATACAATGTGAGAGTCCCACAAAATACATATTTGGGTGATTTTACATATAACAGTGGTTGTGATCTTCTACAAGGGCTAAAAGGTGGAGGTTTATATGGTTTAAAGTTAGCTGGGTACCTGGGATTTTGGAGGTTGACTCTCAATGTGTCTCAAGTTACTGGAGGGCGAGCCTGATCCTAATGCCATGAATGTTCTTCTTGTTACATCACATTAAACAGCTAATGTCCAAAGAGTGGAGGGATATTTTAAAATACAAGTTCAGGTAGGCCAATTCTTGTCTGATAATAGGGGTGTTTTTCCTCCATCTTTGTTTAGTGCAACTTGGGTCTCCCTccccacccaaaaaaaaaaaaaaaaaggaaaaagagggGAGATTCAGAATAGGTAGGAGTTGAGAGTTGGCTTTGGTGTTGACTAGTTGGGATGGGGTTGGGGGTCTTGAAACTatgataaaagaagtaagaacacGTGATGTACCCCAATTATAATGTTAGAGGCCCTGCATCCTCAATTTGAAACAAAAATTGGATCAAGAACACTTAACAACTTCTTCAGCATAGATGTTGTCTAAAGCATTTGTGCATTCATCAAATTGTTAAGATGCATGCATGGACTTTCTCATGAATCGGTtgtatatgaaatattttactttttataaCTACAGTGTTGAGCATTGACTTTTCCTTTATGCTTGGGTTATTTGGttttggttttattttatttgtacTTATATTCTCCCCGCATGTAATTCCTGATTATTTCAATTCACATGCTGATTTGCTAATATAAGAGACCACAGTTTTTACTGAGAGGTGGCCATTTTACATTGGGGATTGAAAATCAGCCAGCTATTCAATGTCTGTTGCAATATTTTTCCTGATCCTTTAGAAAATGTTTAGTACTTTCATGTCAGCTGTTATCATTTTAAGATTTCTTTATATACATTGATTATACTGAACAGTTCTCTTTTCATACTTTGAATGGATCATGAAAGCCTGGAACTAAAATTCAGAACTTAAAAACCAAGTGTAATACCTAAACTGAATCTATTGTAAATTAGTAATGGCTAATAATTAGGGCTTTGTTtttgtattatttatttatttatttttgcatCCATGTTGTTAACTAGGAATTGATGTATCTTTTCAACAATTTCTTTAAGGGCCTATTCAAACAGAATGCATATAGGAACCAGGTAGCATAGTAGGTAGATTGCCATTATCACCTTCAACAACAAAATGGCAAACAAGTTTTCTCTTTGTTTCATATTTGCACAGTTCCCTATTGACTTGTATATAAGTTGAAGTAACTGATAAAAAAAAAGGTGATAAATTGCTGCAAGTGGCTGTGTTCTGtcttatgtaattatttttatcTTCACTTTGGTTCATGCTTTGTTATTTTCTAACTCTTTGACTGAAGTGGCATTCAACGTAGCTGTATTTATTCACTTTCTTCCATGCCAAACTGAAGTTTGTATTACTTGTACAATTTTGTTTTAGTTTTCTACCTGTCTGCATTggccagaagaaatagtgtagctcgaacaaagtggtgggagttcaaaggagtaaagcaagtgaagttcaaaaatgagcttctcgagtccgaagtatggaagctagatatggaggccaatgatatgtggatacagatggcatcaaagattagagaagtagctagaaaagtacttggagagtctaaaggacatggaccaccctcaaaagagagatggtggtggaatgaggaagtacaaaaggcagtgaagagaaaaagggaatggtataagaaattacctaaatgtgataataatgaggcatatgaacagtacaagatagcaaagaaagaggcaaaaaatgcagttagtcaagcaagagcacaggcctttgaaaagttatatgagaaacttggaactaaagaaggagggaaagatatttatagattagcaaggagtagagaaaggaaatgtcaagatctaaatcaagttaggtgcattaaggataaagaaggaaaagtgttggtgaaagatgaggacattaaagaaagatggagaaattattttaatgatctctttaataatagtcaaaatggaaatagcgtaaatatagattatagaacaatagaaaagaatgtaaattatactagaaggattagatctttagaagtaaaggaaacacttaagagaatgaaagtgggtaaagcctgtggacccgatgaaataccaattgaagtgtggaagtatttgggagatatgggagtggcatggttaactaaattatttaataagattctaaacttaaagaaaatgcctgatgaatggaggaagagtattttagtacctatttttaaaaataagggagacatacagagttgctcaaactataggggaattaaactcatgagccatactatgaagttgtgggagagagttgtggagcatcgactacgtcatgatacttctatctctctcaatcaatttggtttcatgcccggtcgttcaactatggaagcaatctttctcattagaagcttgatggagaaatatagagatgggaagaaagatctatacatagtttttattgatttggagaaggcttatgatagtgttccaagagaggtcttatggaatgtgttagaacaaaagagggtatctattaggtacatacaagtattgaaagatatgtatgaaggagcaactactattgtgcgcacagtgggaggggacacgagattttccgatctcaattggattacaccaaggatcagccataagcctttaccttttcacattagttttagatgaactgacgaaacatatacaagagagtattccttggtgcatgatgtttgcggatgatattgttctgatagatgagacacaagaaggagtcaataggaagctagaactttggagaagtactctagagtcaaagggttttaagttaagtataacgaagacagaatacatgcattgcaagttcagtgaaggccaaactggtgatagggaaggagttagtttgaatggagtggtactgtcccaaaataatcactttaaatatctaggcttagtccttcaagtagatgggggatgtgaggaggatgttagtaataggattaaagccggatggttgaagtggagacgtaccacgggagttttatgtgatcgtaagattcccaataaattaaaaggaaaattttagctatgttatatggtagtgagtgttgggcactgaaagagtcgtatgcatctaagataagagttgcagagatgagaatgttaaggttgatgagtggccatactagactagataaagtccgtaatgaaagtattagagaaaaggtaggagtggtgccaattgaagataagttgagagaagggagattgaggtggtttggtcatgtgaagcgtagacatacggaggctacagttagacaagtagagcacattaggttagaggatagaaagaaaaaaaggggtagacctaaattaacttgaaggagagtagtacaacatgacttagaagcattacacatttctgaggatttaacccaaaatcgttcagagtgaaaaaagcgaatccatatagctgaccccaaatttttgggataaaggcttagttgagttgagttgagttgagttgcacTTCTTAGGGTACTAGGGAAACAATACAGAGTTTAGAATGTTTTACTGGTCGTTAATATTCTGGGATCTTACTCTATTTAGTTTGTTGAAGTTGGTTCCAATCAAAATTCTTAGCGTATTCTGTAGTGGGATTTATTCTCGAAATGATTCAGATAGAAGTAGGGAGATGCTTATGGGTTTACCATGGGATACTGATATCCAGCAGCAGGCTTCTATAATTCATCAATTCCAGTTAGAAGCAAgtatgaaataaaatttaagcAAGTAGCAAATGTTGAGTCTTATCAACACATTTTAGTTTCGCACTCAAATGTGCTTTTGATATTTTCTATTCGTAAGTTGTGAAAGATGAACTTCTGTTTCACATGTAAACATTCTCATCCAGCATGCATCATGCAATCATGCTATAGCTTGTGTTTCTTTAGGCAGAAGTCTAGCTTTCTGTTATTCAAAATCCTCTtgtattcattttcttttcaaagTCTTGTTAGATGAAGGCTTTGGAAATTAGAACTCCAcgtcatattcatttccatgttcTTAATAATAAGCCTTCCTAATTCCTATTATGGTGCTGAAATGGGTATTTTGTCCCATGCAGTGAAACAGCTGATTCAGATGATGAATTTGAGAATGGAAATGAAAGAAGTTGTTCATGTGTGATTATGTGATCCATTTTATTAGCAAAACATTTTATGGGCTCAATTTTTTCTTGAAAGAGATGACGTAACAAGCAAATTGCTACTAACAGAGGTCATCTGCTTTCTCCATGGATCAATTCATTTCTTGGTAAAGGGAAAAAAGCAAGTAACTGAGTCGACAGGACATCACAACGATGCCAAGGAGCTCTCTGCCTGGACTGCCATCCCTGTTGGACTGATCATTTGTGTCTATATTTCATTGATGAGGATTTCAATTTTGTTGCTATGATCTTCTCTTTGCTttgttaaattattttcttaatttgtgATTGCCTTGCCCTTTCTCTTTTCCTTTTCAAATCTTAGGCAATGTGATATTATTTTTGTCTAATCATTGATAATTGATGCAATTCCTACTGTTTATGTTATTTTGACATCTAAAACATTTTATGCTTATTTAGTTGAACGATTGAGAGTTTGCTTTCAATTTTGAGCTTAGCCTTCGACTTGATTTGTTACTATGATCTTCTCTTTGCTTggttaaattattttcttatttgtgATTGCCTtgccctttttcttttccttttcaaaTCTTAATCAATGTGATATTATTTTTGTCTAATCATTGATAATTGATGCAATTCCTGGCGTTTATGTTATTTTAACATCTAAACATTTTATGCTTATTTATTTGAACGATTGAGAGTTTCTCAGCCATTGACTTGAGAAACCAACTAAGGTAGCTTAATTAGCCACTGTCCTGGTCTTAAGATCAAATGGTGGGGAAGGTGCAGAGTGCATGCGGTGTATACCCTGCCACTCGTTAATGGCCATTTTAGTTAAAATCACAGTGAGCCCCTAATAAAATTACATGTATATAGTTTTCTATTGATTGGGTGTTTATGCACGTTAGTGTAGGTAAGAAATTTCCAGAGTTGAAATTCCATCGTTCTAGAAAAATGACTTTTTATCGGAGCAAATCTAATAACTGCATATGGTTAGAAAAAGTTAATCAGCCATGAGCCGATTAGGAATTAGGGCTCAAACTGATCAAACTGGGTCTCAGAATTGGAGATCAGCTCGCAATTTTGAATCGATCCAAAATGGGGACCTACCTCTAAGGGTCTGGCACGGTCTCTCCCTTTTTCAAACCTTAAATCAAATTACAACTGGAGATTTGATGAAGAGGTTTGGAAGAGTCTTATTGTCCAAAAGGATGGGGTGTAAGAGGCGGTGAATTGGATTATACTAGACATTTTGGCTGTTTCTTGAAGTCATGAAAAATCTTGACTTAATTGCTCTATTTGGAAAAGCAAGAGAGATAGACATAGATGTAGCAGTTACTACCGAAAGACTTTATCAAATTAATCAAACAATTCAAAAAATTGAAAATGCTAAACACAAGTAGCAACAAACTCTGGCCGATATAATGTGATTATATGCATGCAACAAGGAAGCACAATTAATTTTATCATGTGCAACACCtatcatgtaaagtacatttttGTTTTGAGACATCCAAACACGGCAAAGATAATTTCTTCACAACTCGAGCAATAATAAACAACTCAGTTCAACCATGAATTATACATAAAAATCATTCTAAGATGtcaagcatatatatatatatatatatatatatatataaaacagagagagagagtgtAGGGAAGGGAGAATCAAACAGTATAATTTATAGTAATTCAACATATAAGGCTTATAACTACTACTCAAAGTTTTTCTTTGAGAGTTGTACTTCACTAAAAAACTCTTTTTACCAaaaaaaagaattgaattagCAACCCACTGAATCGGTTGCTAATTTATTAAGATCGATTGCTAATCGATTTAGTAACTGATTCAGTCGATTGTAATAAGGTTGTTTGTAAAAAGTAACCAATAACCAAATCGGTTactaaatcaattaaattttaaaaaataaaacttttgatAAAAAAAACTATTGGTTACTAATAGAAACCGATTTAGTAATCGAAATCGATTATTATTAGTAATTGAAACATAATCAGTTGAAAAAAATTTGATatcttaaattttataattttataatcattTTATAAATAGGTTACTATTTACAACTAATTTAGCAATCGAAAAGTCAGttgctaatttaaaaaaattataaaaaaattaaaatttcaaataacaaataaaaaattcaaataaacaaaattttcaaaaaattaataaaataataaattattaacaaaaaattaaaactaaaaaattaatataaaaatattattaaaaaattactaataataattattataaaaaatgttAACAAAA
Proteins encoded:
- the LOC110671367 gene encoding uncharacterized protein LOC110671367; amino-acid sequence: MLLAVEGGGFFSSSASGYSKGLTLLLLGQKHEDKPMRVSPWNQYQLVDNEPDPNLQLASLKNRLSRGCASFVCFGRASTGLDSPSPLKVGPAQQQDVLPDPPVTDKGKDHTTEVQGDNYARRVALKSSLKKPSSSIPVPVEDSNQHNALGEKGSDVPGLTERRKVQWTDVCGSELVEIREFEPSETADSDDEFENGNERSCSCVIM